The proteins below come from a single Amphiura filiformis chromosome 15, Afil_fr2py, whole genome shotgun sequence genomic window:
- the LOC140172084 gene encoding uncharacterized protein, which translates to MKYYSDRVISLIVQLTGNKQLCVIQVYAPTSDYDDEKVEELYEEVNKAIEDSKAEYTIVMGDFNAKIGECQSGEEAIMGKFGVGERNKRGDMLLEFAAQQGLIIANTYFKKHKNRYWTWESPNGITKNQIDFILSSQRGIVEDCSVITSVDIGSDHRMVRAKIHIDRKLARLKIIRNQKKMEAAEEIAPRERKTKQTTEEDKAIEELDKKRKELREVEDKSPKQKIEYSELVKTVRKKRRERSRKRKKQQIESILESGKGPKQITKMNSKKTRICQMRQKNGSITTDREEILNVCTEFYQDLYSSKTDENSGTRVPTKSTDDTEVPNITVREVEKAVTQMKNNKAPGPDDVSSDIFKIGGGDQQTAALRRIGVNETYVLIIEDIYTDAVATIHLDNDVSNHIHIKRGVRQGDTISPKIFTAAMEEIFKKLDLEKQGINIDGEWLTDLRFADDVALTTTSVKDMEIQLNGLNSESKKIGLKIHKGKTKFMTNFETNEPIVVETDEIEKVESYKYLGQTVKLEDNTREEVLIRIKAGWSCFGRYKDILCDKKLSMILRKRVFNQCVLPTMTYGCETWTTTKYLEQKLITTQRAMERRMLNITIRDKIRNTYIRNKTKVKDILEKIKEAKWRWAGHLARSNDNRWTKRLTEWQPRTGRRRRGRQKRRWRDDITSYIGTTWARIAQDRETWKLHEEGYSRHGLT; encoded by the exons ATGAAATATTACTCAGATAGAGTGATCTCTCTCATAGTACAGTTGACAGGAAACAAACAGCTTTGCGTAATtcaagtgtatgcaccaacatcgGACTACGACGATGAAAAAGTTGAAGAACTCTACGAGGAGGTAAATAAGGCGATAGAAGACAGCAAAGCTGAGTACACCATAGTAATGGGtgacttcaacgccaagataGGAGAATGTCAATCTGGAGAAGAAGCCATCATGGGAAAGTTTGGAGTTGGAGAACGAAACAAACGAGGGGACATGCTACTTGAGTTTGCTGCGCAACAAGGACTTATCATTGCTAACACATACTTCAAGAAACATAAAAACAGGTATTGGACATGGGAAAGTCCCAACGGAATTACAAAGAACCAAATCGACTTCATCCTAAGTAGCCAGCGTGGAATTGTAGAGGATTGTTCTGTCATCACGAGTGTAGACATTGGTAGTGACCACAGGATGGTCAGAGCAAAGATACACATAGACAGGAAATTGGCAAGACTCAAAATCATTAGAAATCAAAAGAAAA TGGAGGCAGCTGAAGAAATAGCGCCAAGAGAGAGAAAGACCAAACAGACCACAGAGGAGGACAAAGCAATCGAAGAGTTAGATAAGAAAAGGAAAGAACTTAGAGAAGTAGaggacaaatcaccaaaacagaaGATAGAATACTCAGAACTAGTCAAAACAGTGAGAAAGAAAAGACGAGAAAGAAGTAGAAAGAGAAAAAAGCAGCAAATTGAATCCATCCTAGAAAGTGGCAAGGGAccaaaacagattacaaaaatgAACAGCAAGAAAACAAGAATTTGCCAAATGAGACAAAAGAATGGAAGCATAACCACAGACAGAGAAGAAATTCTAAATGTATGTACAGAATTCTACCAAGACCTGTACAGCAGTAAAACAGATGAAAACAGCGGAACCAGAGTACCCACAAAATCAACCGATGACACTgaagtaccaaatataacagttAGAGAAGTGGAAAAGGCAGTAacacaaatgaaaaacaataaagcACCTGGACCTGATGACGTATCAAGTGACATTTTTAAGATAGGAGGAGGAGATCAACAAACAGCTG CCCTAAGAAGAATAGGAGTCAATGAAACCTATGTGCTCATCATAGAGGATATCTACACAGATGCAGTAGCCACAATCCATTTGGACAATGATGTGTCAAACCATATTCACATAAAGAGAGGAGTGAGGCAAGGGGATACAATATCACCAAAAATCTTTACAGCTGCCATGGAAGAGATTTTCAAGAAGTTAGATTTGGAGAAGCAAGGAATAAATATAGATGGAGAATGGCTGACAGACCTGAGATTCGCAGATGATGTTGCTTTAACAACAACATCAGTCAAGGACATGGAGATTCAATTAAATGGTTTGAACAGTGAAAGCAAGAAGATCGgtttaaaaatacacaaaggaaaaacaaaattcaTGACAAATTTCGAAACAAATGAGCCCATTGTAGTTGAAACTGATGAGATAGAAAAAGTAGAAAGCTACAAATATCTTGGCCAGACTGTGAAGCTGGAAGACAACACGAGAGAGGAAGTTCTAATCAGAATTAAGGCTGGCTGGAGCTGCTTTGGCAGATATAAAGACATTCTGTGTGATAAAAAACTATCAATGATATTAAGGAAGAGGGTCTTCAATCAATGTGTGCTGCCTACAATGACATACGGCTGCGAAACGTGGACAACAACTAAATACCTAGAACAAAAACTGATAACAACACAGCGGGCAATGGAAAGAAGAATGCTGAATATCACAATACGGGACAAAATTAGGAACACGTATATAAGAAATAAAACCAAAGTCAAGGACATTCTGGAGAAAATAAAAgaggcaaaatggagatgggcaggtcatcTAGCAAGATCAAATGATAACAGGTGGACAAAACGACTAACAGAGTGGCAACCTAGAACAGGCAGAAGGCgaaggggaagacaaaaacgCAGATGGCGGGACGACATTACATCATACATTGGCACAACCTGGGCTAGGATAGCGCAAGACAGAGAAACATGGAAGCTTCATGAGGAGGGCTACAGCCGACATGGGCTGACGTAg